A genome region from Anastrepha obliqua isolate idAnaObli1 chromosome 4, idAnaObli1_1.0, whole genome shotgun sequence includes the following:
- the LOC129243882 gene encoding cathepsin L: protein MRAVLIFVALFAYASAVSFSDLVKEEWFAFKMEHSKRYSNEVEERFRLKIFNENKLKIAKHNQLYAAGKVPFKMAINKYCDMLHTEFRETMNGFNNTLRKQMLGISKLSGAFFISPAHVTVPKSVDWRDNGAVTDVKDQGHCGSCWAFSTTGALEGQHFRKTNTLISLSEQNLVDCSSKYGNNGCNGGLMDNAFRYIKDNGGIDTEKSYPYEGIDDSCHYNPSTVGATDRGFVDIPAGDEEKMKQAVATIGPISVAIDASHESFQFYSEGVYVEPLCDAQQLDHGVLVVGYGTDPSGLDYWLVKNSWGTTWGDKGYIKMARNKKNQCGIASASSYPLV, encoded by the exons ATGGAGCACAGTAAGCGTTATTCCAATGAAGTGGAGGAGCGTTTCCgtcttaaaattttcaatgagAACAAATTGAAGATCGCCAAACATAATCAATTGTATGCTGCCGGTAAAGTTCCATTCAAAATGGCAATAAACAAATATTGCGACATGTTGCACACTGAGTTCCGTGAGACCATGAACGGCTTCAACAACACGTTGAGAAAGCAGATGCT cggCATTAGTAAACTCAGCGGCGCCTTTTTCATTTCACCTGCCCACGTCACTGTACCTAAATCTGTAGACTGGCGTGATAACGGGGCTGTTACCGATGTTAAGGATCAAG GTCACTGCGGTTCCTGCTGGGCTTTCTCCACCACTGGCGCACTCGAGGGTCAACACTTCCGCAAAACAAATACGCTGATCTCGCTCTCCGAGCAAAATTTGGTCGACTGCTCTAGCAAATATGGTAACAATGGCTGCAATGGTGGTCTGATGGACAACGCTTTCCGCTACATTAAGGACAATGGCGGTATTGATACCGAGAAGTCCTATCCCTATGAGGGCATTGATGACTCCTGCCATTACAATCCATCGACCGTGGGCGCTACCGATCGCGGTTTCGTCGACATACCTGCCGGTGATGAGGAGAAAATGAAGCAAGCTGTTGCCACCATTGGTCCAATTTCGGTAGCCATCGATGCGTCGCATGAGTCATTCCAATTCTATTCGGAAGGTGTTTACGTGGAGCCTCTTTGCGATGCACAGCAGTTGGATCATGGTGTGTTGGTGGTTGGCTATGGCACCGATCCCAGCGGTCTGGACTACTGGCTGGTGAAGAATTCTTGGGGCACCACCTGGGGCGATAAGGGTTACATTAAGATGGCGCGCAACAAGAAAAATCAATGCGGTATTGCTTCCGCTTCTAGCTACCCACTGGTTTAG